TGTCTCCAGCACTTCGCGTAGAACGATGGCGAGCGCCAAGGCTTCCTCGCGCTCGTCCGCTGCCTCGATGAGACTGAGGCCTTCGAGCGCCGCATCTATCTGCGAAAAGGCCGGCGACGCGCGAAAGCGCGTCCATTCTTCGGTCGTGTCGGCAGGGCGTAGGGCTTCGGAGACGACTCGCGCGCGGGCGGCGGCCAACGGTGTTGGTTCGCCAAGCTCCGTCACCTCGGCGCGCGACACGCCGAGCATCGATAGCAAACGGCGCAACGCTGCTTGCGGATGACCAAAGCCGGGATCGCCGACATCTGTCGAACCGATCTGTCGCCAGGCCGTCTCATCAAGATTTTGATCGAGGCCCGGCAGGACGACGGCGCCATTGGGCGCGGCGGCCAGCGCGGCCAGCAAGCGCGCGGTGGCGCGATTGGTGCCGGTCGAGCCGATCGCGATGATCGGGCCTTTGGTCTGCCTGGCCTGGATTTGCGCGATTTGCGCCTCGACCAGCAGAACCTGCCTCTGTGCCGCGTCAATCAGATAGTGGCTGGCTAAAATCTTCGGCCATTCGCCGATCGCGATGTTCAGAAAGTCGAGCGTGATGCGCCAATATTGATCGAAGTCGGGCAGGACGAGCGGATCGAGCTGCGCCCAGGCGACATCCTCGATGATCATCTCGTCGATCAGCGCGGCAAGCTCGCCGCCGAGATGCCAAGCGTCTGCGGCGGAGGTGCCGACGAGGCATGGTTCGCGCGGGTCTGCGTCGCGCCGGCCATCTGCGTCGATCGAGATGACGGCGCCCTGAAGCGCTTTCGCCCAGATATGGACGAGATGCGCAAGCTGCATCCGACGCCAGATGTCGTTGGCGGCCTGAGGCAGGCTCGTATCCGGCGCGGCAAAGCCGGGCATTGCGAAGATTAAATCGTTCTCCGTCGCCTCAAGGCCGCCGAGCGGCAGGATGCGGGGCAGGAGGGTGGCGGGGCGGCCGAGCGCGCGAGCGAATTCGTCGGCAAGTGCGCGTGCCGCACGTTGTGTCGGCACATAGATCGTCGCATCGGCGAGTTCAAGAGCGCTCAGGGCGCGGGAAAAACCCGCGACGATTCGGCCGTCGAGCAGCGCACCGACAAAACATTCAAGAAACGGCGCGCCCGGCGCGATGGTGAAGACTTTTTTTTGAGGCATGATGTCAGGCACCGCCGCTCCGGCGCCACGACTCGCGGCGCCGTCGATCATTCTGCCTGAAAAACCGCCTAGCTGCGACTGAGCGTGTTGAGATTCTGCGCCACGCGCTCAACCCGCGCGGCCGTCTCGCCGATCGAATCGGCCAGCCGATCCGCCCATTCGTCGCGCTCACTCGTCCGGTCAGTCTCTTTCGACGTGAGATTGAGAATTTCGACGTCGAGTTCAGTGATCCGGCGCTTGGCTTCGACGAGTTCGTCGGCGATCGTAATGGCGGCCATGATGGTCAGCCGCTGATCGCCGATTTCGCCGAAATCCTTTTTGAGCTTTTCGATCCGCTGGTCAATTTGCCGGGCAAGACCTTGCAGATGTGCTTCTTCGCCCTCGCCACAGGCGACCCTGTAAACGTGCTTGGCGATGGTAACCGTTACTTGAGCCATGACGCATACCCCCACAGACGCTTACATCACGACGTGCGATATCATCTCTTCGATCGTCTCACGCGCCTTCGCAAGCCGGCGCGCGACCTCGTTATTGGCCAGTTCCAGAGATTGCGAGCGCGCGACAGCGCCGTCAAGCTCAACGGCGAGCCGCGCACGGTCATCCTGCAGGACCGCAAACTCTTCTTCGATATCGGTGCGCTGGGCGGCCGTTTTCAAACGGCGTTCGGTCGCCGCCTCAAGTTGATCCAATGCAACTGTAAGGCGCTTCAGCGCATGGTCTAGTCGATTGGCACTCGTCATCGAATTCTAATCCACGAATTGCTGATTAGGCGCCGGTTCATTTACCGCGTCAACGCTGGCGCGAACCTATTCACAGTCAATTCACGTGGACGAACCGATACTTAAACGATATGCGACGGGCTTTCTACGCGGCGGCGTTGCGTGCGGTGCAGCAATTTGGTTTCGACCAATTGCCAATAACTTGGGCGTGGCAGTTTAGGCGAAACAAAACCCACCTTGGCATGTTTAGGGGCGGCGCGGCTCTGCCCGCGCGTTGATACGGAGGAAGATTGATGAAACCCGCGGCAGTTCACAATGCACGAAATCTTCCTGATCCGCGACTGCCCTCGATCTTAACTATCTGAAAAATTTTCATATTTATCTCACAACGGCCCATTTTGTCGGCGGTGAGTACGGCGAATCACAATCGATTGGACAATTTGCAGACGAATTGACTTCCAAACCGGCGCTCATCTGCATAACAAGATGGCGCCAACCTAGGCCTGCGCTTTATGCGCCCAAAAGGAGCGGACGTTTATGGTGGTGAATGTTGCAATCAACGGCTTTGGACGCATCGGCCGCAATGTTCTGCGGGCCATTGCCGAGTCCGGACGCCGGGATATTAACGTCGTCGCCATCAACGATCTGGGTCCGGTCGAAACCAATGCGCATCTTTTGCGTTTCGACTCTGTGCATGGGCGTTTCCCGGGCGAGGTGAAAGTCGATGGCGACACCATCGACATTGGCCGCGGCCCGATCAAGGTAACGGCAGTGCGCGACCCGGCTGGACTCCCGCATAGCGCGCTCGGCGTCGACATTGTGCTCGAATGTTCCGGCGTGTTCACGTCGAAGGCGAAAGCCTCGGCGCATTTGAAGGCGGGAGCCAAGCGCGTTCTTATTTCGGCACCAGCCGATGAAGCGGATCTGACAGTCGTGTATGGC
This Methylovirgula sp. DNA region includes the following protein-coding sequences:
- a CDS encoding cell division protein ZapA, whose translation is MAQVTVTIAKHVYRVACGEGEEAHLQGLARQIDQRIEKLKKDFGEIGDQRLTIMAAITIADELVEAKRRITELDVEILNLTSKETDRTSERDEWADRLADSIGETAARVERVAQNLNTLSRS
- a CDS encoding DUF4164 domain-containing protein yields the protein MTSANRLDHALKRLTVALDQLEAATERRLKTAAQRTDIEEEFAVLQDDRARLAVELDGAVARSQSLELANNEVARRLAKARETIEEMISHVVM